DNA sequence from the archaeon BMS3Bbin15 genome:
AAGTGGTCCTATATGGTTCCTATGTAACAGAAGAGGCAAGGGTGGGGTCAGATATAGACGTTGCGGTGATAACCAGAATTAAAGACCGTGACAAAAACGTGGAGCTTTTGAAGAGCTTCATCGGGAAAACCATACCGGTCTATGATATAAGGATATTTGAGCTTCTGCCGCTTAAGCTAAAAGCATCTATGATGGATGATTATCTAGTCCTCTATGGTGAAGAACTGGAGATATCAGAATATTTTTATTATTATAGAAAACTGTGGAATGATCAAAAACACAGGATAATAGGCGGCTATCATAAAAACTACAAGGAAAAAACTGCAGCAATGAGGTTTAGTGGCGACATGAGGTAAAACTGGCTACCTAAACCAATTTCAGTAGTTCGTAAAATATCTCTGTAATCACCTTTTTCTCTACGGTGTAAACTCACAGACAAATCCAGCTTTAGCGAATTACCGCAAAGTTGCCATAAAATCCTCTTTTCCCTAGATACTAACTTTAACACTTTGCTCTGCTAATTTATCCTGAAAATGAGTTTGACAGAAGCCTTTAATCGGTGGTGTTTACACCTCTTCTCTGGAGTTTGAGGAAATATAGCAACTATTAAAACCTACTAATAACTACTAAATTAGTAGATACTTCCTAATATATTTTTACTATGTAAAGA
Encoded proteins:
- a CDS encoding nucleotidyltransferase domain protein; this translates as MNLEKIKKDLTFLKDYEVVLYGSYVTEEARVGSDIDVAVITRIKDRDKNVELLKSFIGKTIPVYDIRIFELLPLKLKASMMDDYLVLYGEELEISEYFYYYRKLWNDQKHRIIGGYHKNYKEKTAAMRFSGDMR